One Gossypium hirsutum isolate 1008001.06 chromosome A08, Gossypium_hirsutum_v2.1, whole genome shotgun sequence genomic window, GCGAGTTTCTTATTTGTATAGACAGAGCAAAAGATTCCGAAAAGCATATTGGTTTTGTTGTTGTTCTTTCTTTTCTAAAATGAAATCCAATGTTGTCAAGTTGCACTCAAGCTGCTAGAATCCTTCTATTACCTTAGCCGCCTAAAAGTACTTGCTTGAGTGATATAAGGCGCAATATGTACAAGTGTATGTGCTTGTTTGTTTTATATAtaggcatgtatatatatgtgtatatgtaggTGTGTGTAGAAGCTTAAGATATATGGTCATGATAATAAACTCTTAAGATTGATCAACTTTATTCTcctacaaaacatgaaattataatttttttgttggcCAATATGATTGGTTTTCTTATGATCTCATGTCTGTGTTGGATAGTCAAGCATTGAGAAGTGGAGTGTTAGCTAGCATCTTTATCTTCTTAGTAAATGtacaattaatgaaaaataagtaaaaatgaatgaaactAGTGCGAACTTCAATCAAGCAAATTGATTTAGTGCCTATCATCTTATGAAAAAAATGCTAGTAGGCACATGTATGCGCTCCTAACTGAATGCATCTTGCCCAAAGAGGTTTCATGGCgcttttgttgtttgatgctaAGGTGCATGCCTTGACTATAGAAATTTAATCAGAATGCAGCAGGGAACCTTGTCTTTTCTGTTTACTGTCTGAAAGTGTCGGTATTCCATCGAAACTGAGATTTTTTTCCCGAAGTGTTTATGCATTGgtatgaatttttgtttttacgGAAGTTTGATAGTTGTATATCTGATCTCATCTTGATAGTTATAACAGTTAACATTGTTTTATATCTAATTGTCAATTATAATTTCTTCCTTTATAGCATAAATCATATAAACCTGAAATTTCTGTATTTGAAGATTTTCTGTTATGTTTCTTGAGCTGCCTTCAAGATGGAGCTCTTAGCTCTCTTGGGCTTATCACTGATGTCAGTGTTTTTAATTCCTAAGTGAGGGAGGCAAAGAATGAAGGTGCTCGTGGTGGAGGTCGTGGTGGGCGAGGATATGGACGTGGTGGTAGTGGTAGTGGTGGTTACAGACGTGATTTTGCAAATGACGAGAACTTATTCAGCAATAATGCTGTACCTGAAGATGGAGAGAGTGGAAAACCCTCTGAAAGGCGTGGTTATGGTGGTCCTCGACCTTACCGTGGTGGTCGCCGTGGTGGTTTCAGTAATGGGGAAGATGCAGACGGGGAGCGACCTCGCAGATTGTATGAACGCCGTAGTGGGACAGGGCGCGGGTAAAAACAGGAAGCTTTTGTTTAACACTAGCTTTGATATATTCTGCATATCAGTATTTTAGCCAAGCCCCAAAGCTGATGCTTTTGTGTTCTGTTCATGTCTGCAGAAATGAGCTCAAACGTGAAGGCTCTGGTCGTGGTAATTGGGGAACTCAGACTGATGAACTTGCTCAGTGAGTTATCTCTAGTAGTTACAATCACAACCTTCAGTTTTATTGTAAATCAATAAAATATCACTTTGTTTCACTCTTCTTCCCTTATTATAatcataaaatgaaaatgaaatattgtatttttattgttaagGGTGACTGAAGAAGTTGCCAATGAAGGTGAGAGGAATTTAGGTGATGAAAAGCCAGCAGGAGAAGAGGATGCTAGAGATGCTAACAAGGAGAGTGCTTCAAACGAGCCTGAAGAAAAAGAGCCCGAGGATAAGGTAAATGGTTATTGACGTCTGCAACTTTTGTTAATTATATATGATAGCTGCTAATTTGGCTATTACTTTGTTCAACCTTCATATTGCATTTTTATAGGAGATGACTCTTGAGGAGTATGAGAAGGTGCTGGAAGAGAAGAGGAAGGCTCTGCAGGCTCTCAAGATCGAGGAAAGAAAAGTAGATGCCAAGGAGTTTGAATCAATGCAACAGCTTTCAAACAAGAAAAGTAATGATGAGGTCTTCATCAAATTGGTAAGACCATTCGATTCACTTTGAGAAATTCATCGTTAATGACTCCATCTTATTATTGGGAAAATATGTAGTATTAATCACTTGTTCCCTATAATTGGCTTCTACAGGGATCTGATAAAGATAAGAGAAAAGAGGCTTATGACAGAGAAGAGAGAGCAAAAAAGGTActttacttatttttattgaCCTGTGTCATATAATTTGCCTTCCCTTTTCCAGTTTGAACGTCATTTGTGTGATTATTCTGTATTTAAGGGAACTTAGTTTATACTGATGTCAAAGTCTCTTGATTTAAGAATTTGTCCCATCTCTTCCATGATTAAAGCTTGCATATGTGCTTTCTCCTTTTACCGGTTTGTGCTAGTTTATCTATGGCTTGCATTTATATTTTTTGCTGGCACGTACTGATGGTCACTATCCATTTGGTGGTGGTGGGTAGTCTGTCAGCATTAATGAATTTCTGAAGCCTGCTGAAGGGGAGAGGTACTATAATCCAAGTGGACGTGGGCATGGTCGTGGACGAGGTTCAAGAGGATTTGATGGAGGTAATGCAGCAAGAGATGTGGCGGCACCATCCATTGAAGACCCTGGGCACTTCCCAATTCTTGGGGGCAAGTGAAGAAGTGAGATTCCTTTAGAACCCGACATATGATACCCATGGGTTTTATTGGATTTTTAGGTACTTTTAAATTTTGGGCTGGGAATAAGATAAATAATCTGGTTTCCTGTCGCCAAAGGATCTCTGAATTTTATGTTGTAAAATGTATGTTTCAgggtttttctttctctttttgtttcTTGGGGGTATTGCCCCCACTATTGTTATGCTTTGATCGTACTGTCACTGCTCACTGCTCACTGCTCAGTTTTCTTTTGGAATAGATGGAACTATTTTGCTACTTGTTTTCGAGCACTTTAGCAGTGTTTGCACCTGTTTCTTCCCTGAATCTAAAGATGAATTAATCTCGATGCAGGGGAAGTAAAGCCTATGATTCTCTACCGTACTTCTGCCATGGCTGCATTGCATTGTCTCGACTCGTCTTCCATGAGACGAGATGAAGCCAAACGCTTTTAAATCTTAATCGTCAATGCATGTGAACATCTAATTTCTGTcttcaaatcatatttttttcaCGTAATCTTTAAATCATATTGAAACTATTAGTGTAAGAGCATAGACGCAAGCAGCGACATCGctttaggggtgagcaaaattcgattcgatttaaaaaaataaaaaaaaatttgaatttcgaattattcaaattgagttaatcaaattaatcgaatcaactcgaatttttttttcgaatttcgagttcggaGTCGAGTTGAATTCTCAAATTTAAATAACtcgaataaattgaatataaacaatatttttaattttttttaaattttaaacttttattaattaataaacccaaacccaattatcctaagcccaaatattttattttacccCATTTTTTTCTCCACCCCAACCCCAAGCCCGTCTGCCTAGAAATTGTTTTCCCAAAACCCAATTGGCCTATTCCTCCCCCAAATCAATTCAAACCCCCATGCCAGCCAATtccaattatttttcttattctctCTGTACtctgttttttttatgaaacccTAAAATTAAACTCTCTATTCAAACCCCCATTTCCATTAAACttttgttgtgtttttttttttgaagtgttgtaggtttctattgtattttggacttttgcttatattttttttattataatattgttGTTTACTTCGACTCATGCTGTttattttgacttttatttatgtttttttattataatcttcttctatttttttgttgtttttttagaCTAATGTTGTTTATTTGGGTTGATATTGTGTTGCTtgtatttattcacttatttactttaattttttgttgtatgATCATgtataaaaactttaaagaattatttttctgaaaaattacataaaaataaataacgctagtcatttttttaaaacttaactcgaacaaatatattcgattcgattcgattcgaattccatctcactcgactcgattcgagaaaatttcaaataaagttaggatgataaaataagattcgaaaactcgattaactcgaaaattttcgattcgattcaattcaattcgattcgattcgattcgatcgaatgctcacccctaaacATCAGAGCTTAGAAAGTTGGAGCTGATTATTGTCGGATTTGCGTCATGAATCCGCCTTGTTTACTATTGTAAGTTGTACGTTTTAGGGAAGGGCTGCGTGGTTTAGATAAcatatgaatcaaatttttattgtTGGCTTACCTActcgaatttgaatttgaaaatatttaaaatatgtgaatcaatttttaattatatctatttattataAAGACAGTTTGGATGTGATGAGTAATAAAATAATTCTCttacattttattatattatttgttttttaatacCTTACTTGTCAATTGTTCAAGCAGAATGTACATGTCTGTTTAAACTTTGAtctacatattttaaatatgctttATATTAAATTTGACTTAGAATTTAATGTTTTATCTGATAAGTTAATAGAAAGATTTTATTAATACGATACTAATATTTTGagtactaaattaaaaatatgatagagagttaaatatttaacaaaagcaATAGAAAAACatagaataaaataagaatatgTATTAATTGTAATCATGAAGAATATTGACATAATTATAGTCAATAACCTTGTCTAAATGGGACAGCCAAGTCtcctaaacaaaatttaaataacatatcACTTGTTAAACTAAAACAATCCCTGTAATATTTGTTGATACAAATAATTAACAAGGAAGAGATGGAGGGGAGTGTCAATTCACCTGTGACAAACGAAGGGGAAGGGGAGAAAGTCTGGTTGATGTTTAGGGTTTTTGTCTGCGAAAGGTGAGATCATTGGTCTCTCGTGCACTTGGATATATATAGAGGCTTACCCATTGTATTGTTATGCCATGTAGCCGATAGCATTAGGGTCCATATGATTATGCGATCGACCAGGTATTATGTGGTCCTGCTCAGACATACAGTGTACTATGTGGTCCTACTCAAACATTCTTATCCTTGACATTTTACGAGTTGCTACATCTCAATGGTCTCTACAAAGGGTATACAACGAGTGATCCCCACGAAGGGTGCGTAGTGGGTTGTTTCTAAGTTGGTTTAGATAGAAAATCTGTGGACCATTTTAAGCGAAGGGTTGTTACTAATAGTCCCTAGTAGAGGGTTGTCAACAGGTTGTTCAATACGTGTCATGCTCTTGTATGGGTATAATTGCCTCCCAAGCAAGAGATAGTTTACAAAGTGGCCTACGTTGAGACTATTTAGTGAATAGCTACAATGGAGAGTTACCAAAGTAATCCATGTAATGGAAGAGGTGGAATATGAAAAGTTGTGATGCTTATGAGTATTGAGAACGCTTTAGGAAAAAGGGGGTGCACTGAATATTCCAGAAATTGTGCATTAATGGTGGAGCATTACAACTATTCTTTGGAAAACGACGCCAATGATGGGGTAGACTTTGTGTCCTTTTGTGGGACACGGTCTAGTTGGGTTGCTCCATAAATTATTAGGTCTGCTAGATTTGAAATGCACTATTTTGAGAAGTCCCTTTAAATAGCCATGATTTCAGAGGCTTAAGGTTATTTGCTTCATCTTCAAAATTTCCTAAGTGTTCAAGCCTTCAAGtttttcagttttatttttcgttatttaaattttctaagtgtttacTCTTCAGTTTCTCTATTATTCTCATCTtctttcacttttattttttcaCCATCTTTGCTTGTTCGGAGTTAGGGTGTATGTTTAGGGTAAGGCTTAATTTttgaatctttttctttttttgttttgaattagcACCGATAGCCAAAGGAAATAAAGGAGAGGAGATTGGGCCTTAAGAGGCAGTGGCTAAGAAGGTGAAGAAAATTCCTAGGTTAGAGAGGGATGTAGTAGTGGTTGGCACTTTTGAGTGCACCAAGACAAAAGAGATGTCTCGATTACTCCGATGCCGAGGGCTAGAGCCAAAGCACTATCGATATAAATTCAATAGTCTAAGGGGTGAGTTTTCTCTAAGTGCAATGAGTAGGCCTAACCATGGGGGAAAGATGCATGGGTTTTACTTGTCGCTATATGTGTTAGACGCTAGGTTTCATTTTCCACTTCACCCTTTTGTATGTGAGATTCTTAATTATTATAGGATAGTTCTGGGACAATTAGCAGGGTTTTCATGGTGGGTAATAATTGGGTTCTTGTTGTTGTGCTGTGATTGTGTGGGGGGGAGAG contains:
- the LOC107929674 gene encoding RGG repeats nuclear RNA binding protein A isoform X1; translation: MAGLNPFDLLGDDDTGELSLLIAAQQKAVAATATAAAPKKGPAKSQAKTQPATQAKLPSKPLPPAQAVREAKNEGARGGGRGGRGYGRGGSGSGGYRRDFANDENLFSNNAVPEDGESGKPSERRGYGGPRPYRGGRRGGFSNGEDADGERPRRLYERRSGTGRGNELKREGSGRGNWGTQTDELAQVTEEVANEGERNLGDEKPAGEEDARDANKESASNEPEEKEPEDKEMTLEEYEKVLEEKRKALQALKIEERKVDAKEFESMQQLSNKKSNDEVFIKLGSDKDKRKEAYDREERAKKSVSINEFLKPAEGERYYNPSGRGHGRGRGSRGFDGGNAARDVAAPSIEDPGHFPILGGK
- the LOC107929674 gene encoding RGG repeats nuclear RNA binding protein A isoform X2: MKVLVVEVVVGEDMDVVVVVVVVTDVILQMTRTYSAIMLRGYGDADGERPRRLYERRSGTGRGNELKREGSGRGNWGTQTDELAQVTEEVANEGERNLGDEKPAGEEDARDANKESASNEPEEKEPEDKEMTLEEYEKVLEEKRKALQALKIEERKVDAKEFESMQQLSNKKSNDEVFIKLGSDKDKRKEAYDREERAKKSVSINEFLKPAEGERYYNPSGRGHGRGRGSRGFDGGNAARDVAAPSIEDPGHFPILGGK